The following proteins are encoded in a genomic region of Burkholderia pyrrocinia:
- the tnpB gene encoding IS66 family insertion sequence element accessory protein TnpB (TnpB, as the term is used for proteins encoded by IS66 family insertion elements, is considered an accessory protein, since TnpC, encoded by a neighboring gene, is a DDE family transposase.), with the protein MESAYRLWRSRLNIGSTRIRVDEIWLAVDPLDMRAGFDTALARVVKVFGAAHPHQAYLFANRRANRMKVLIHDGIGIWLAARRLNQGQFAWPPIGSEWPHKTLDFDAPADHCGSTSQQLPPLFISAVGNSEAADEAFDLFFRIYPCRIRFFKMIC; encoded by the coding sequence ATGGAATCGGCGTATCGGTTGTGGCGGTCGCGCTTGAACATAGGCTCAACGCGGATCCGTGTCGACGAGATCTGGCTGGCGGTCGACCCACTGGACATGCGTGCTGGTTTCGACACGGCCTTGGCGCGTGTGGTCAAGGTGTTCGGCGCCGCACACCCACATCAAGCCTATCTGTTCGCCAATCGGCGCGCCAACCGCATGAAGGTCCTGATTCACGACGGGATCGGTATCTGGCTGGCCGCGCGACGCCTAAATCAAGGGCAGTTCGCCTGGCCGCCCATCGGCAGTGAGTGGCCGCACAAGACACTAGACTTCGATGCGCCGGCTGACCACTGCGGCTCGACCTCACAACAACTTCCTCCTCTTTTCATCTCAGCTGTTGGAAATAGTGAAGCCGCAGACGAGGCATTCGATCTCTTCTTTCGTATTTACCCTTGTCGCATACGATTCTTCAAAATGATCTGCTAA